The Nostoc sp. 'Peltigera membranacea cyanobiont' N6 genome contains the following window.
GTTTCTTACGCCAGACGTTCAGTTACGTGGGTCTGATGAGAAGATGCTGGAATTTAAGGCACTGGCTGTAACGCATCGGCACGTTATCAAGAATTACTTGAATGTGACTATCTCAGAAAAACACACACCGATTGCGATCGCGCAGAAACTACTTGCCAAGATTGATTTGAAATTGGATTACGTTGGTCGGTTGGGTAAGCGTGAAAATCGGGAATGCGTTTATCGCTTTGTTGCACCTGATGATCAGCGTGATTCGATTTTTAGTCAGTGGTTAAATCGGGATGAACTGTTTCTTAGTGAGTCGGTGTCAGTCACCAATAATATAGAGTTCCCAACACAAGTGACTGGCACAATATCAGATGACATTCCCCAAACATTAAATCAGGTTGAAAGTCCTGCTACCCAAGCCTGGAAGGGGCTGAAGCTGAAAATGCGCCTTGGACTCGACAGCGCTGGTCGGTTCTACCAACAGATGCTTTCCCAGCTTGGTGAGGCTGTCGGCGTTGCTGATGGGGAGCCTTACTGGAATGGGTATTTGGGGCAGTGGCAGGTTTGGGTTAACTTTGGGAGCGGTTGTACGTCTGTGGTGTGCGATTGGTTAGCGGTGGTGGTTAACTGAAATCACACTTTCGACCAAGTTAACTTTGAGCCTGAACCAAAATCGGTAAGGTAATCACAAATTCTGTGACAACGCCTGGGGTAGAATTAACTGCAAGTGTTCCACCGTGTTTTTCCACAATAATAGATTTTGCGATCGCTAACCCTAACCCCGTCCCTTTACCAACAGCTTTCGTCGTAAATAAATGGTCAAATATTTTGGATTTTACTTGTTCATCCATCCCCTTACCATTATCAAAAATGGCAATTTTAACTAAATTGTTTTCGACTGAGGTTGTAATTGTAATACAGTTAGGATTGGCTTTAATTTCTTCAAAACTACGTCCATGATTAGATTCATATAAAGCATCAATAGCATTTGCAAGCAAGTTCATAAATACCTGATTTAATTGACCAGGAAAACATTCAACCTGGGGCAAATCACCGTAATTGGTGATAACTTCAATTGCGGGGCGTTGTTCATTTGCCTTGAGACGATGTTTGAGAATAAGAATGGTGCTATCAATGCCTTGGTGGATATTGAAAGGCACTTTGTAATCTTGGTCTGCACGAGAGAAAGTGCGTAAGCTGGTGCTGATGTTTTTCAGGCGATCGCACGCCATAGACATAGAATCAATCATCTTGGGAAAATCTTCTAAACTATAATCCAAGTCGATTGATTCGGCGTGGTCAATGATTTCATCATTTTTGTTGGGTAAACTTGATTGATAAAGCTTTAAGTGTTCGATAATATCAGTAAACGTTGGTTTAGCTTGTTTTAGACTGGCAGCAATAAAACCGAGAGGATTATTCATTTCGTGAGCAACGCCAGCAACTAAGTTACCCAATGCAGACATTTTCTCGCTTTGCACCATTTGTAATTGAGCTTGTTGTAAATCTTGCAATGCTTGTTGCAAATCTTCTGATTTTTGCTGCGATTCGGCGAATGACTCCTCTAGCTGTTGGGCATAGTTCTGCGATCGCTCATAAAGTCGCGCATTTTCCAAAGAAATAGCGGCTTGAGCGCAAAGTAAATTCAGGAGTTCCACGCGATCGCTTGTGAAAGCCCCCGTCGCTAAATTATTTTCTAAATATAAAATGCCTATCAACTTCCCTTGATGCAAAATCGGACTACACAAGATACTCTTGGGCTGCTGACGAATAATATACGGGTCATTAGCTAAAGTCGGATCGGCGATCGCATCAGTCAGCACAATAGTTTGCCTGTTGTGCAAGACTTTGTAAATCAGCTTGTGGGGAATCTCCTGAGAATCTTCAAGCAGAAGGCGCTGCAACACGACTGGCTCCGTTCCAACAGTCATTGACCCTTTGATCAGCAGGCGTTCGTCTCGCAAGAGCATTAACACGCACTTCTCGGCTCCGGCATTTTCAATCACAAGAGAAAGCAACGATGAAAGCAGTTTGGACAGTTCGATTTCGCTTGAAATAGTTTGGGAAGCTTTGAGAATCGCGGCTAAATCTAGGGAATCACTGACGCTGCTAGAGGAAGAACTGGTAGAGGTGACTGTTCCTAATCCAAAGACGGTTTCGTTAACCGAGAAAGTAGTGCGAGTTTGTTGCAGGATGGGAGCCAGCAGATAGGGATAGCGTTTTTCCAAGTCGGCGACTTTGGCTTTTGCACCCCAATGGGCATAACAATAGTAGGCTTGGATCGTGTATTCCGTAGCTATTCGTTCTTTGCCCCAGTCGAGGTAAAACTTGGCGGCAAGTTCGTTAGCTAAGGCTTCTTCGTTGATAAACTGATGTTTTTTAGCCAGGGCAATGGCTTGATCATAACACTCAGTTGCTGCGACTTTTTCACCCAAAACCCGATGCTTTTCAGCCTCCACTAAATACCATTTATGCAAGTGGTTCATCGGAGCATTTTGCGCCCACTGGTGCAAAATCGTTTGATGGGTTGCGGCTTCGGCAAGCATTTGCGCTTGTTGGGCTTCGGGTTGAGTCGGGAAGAGTGCCAGCAGGGTGAGCGCAGCGTACAAATGGAAAATGGGGAAATGAACTATTCCCGATATTGTTATCAAATAGAGCTTGACCTGGGTGATGTTGTCAAGGGCAGCCTGATAATTGCCAAAGCTGTAGGCAAGCAGCAGCTTGTAGGTGTAGGCAATGGCAATCAGGCTCAGATCGTTATCCTGCTGGTGCTGCGGCAGCATCACCCTTTCATCGTAGGCAGTGCCAATTAAGCGATCGGGTTGGCTGACTGGTTCTCTTAAATGGTTCGCCATTTGCCGTATTGCGCTCAAATGATTATGCGCCGAATCTTGTTTTGCCTGAACCAGGGCAGCAGTGTAAGCAGCGAATTCGGTTTCCAAAGTATCCAGTTCTACACCTGCGAAAAGTGCCGTTCCCGCGTAACATACAATGTTAAAAGCCGCAGAGAGAATATCCCCTGTTTCCATGCCAGCCGTGTAGCCATCTTTCAGCGTCGGCATCGTTGCCCTTAGTGCTTCCTGGCGATGTTGGATGAACGTTCCAAACACGTTTAAAGTGAGGGACTTCATGCTCTGAGCATTCAACCGTTCCAACAACGAGAGAGCTAATCGACCAAACCCGTAGCCGGTTTTGACTTCGCCCAGAAACGCACACAACACCAGACCATGAACCCCATATCCTATCGTCGCGGCAGGTGCATTGCCAAAGGAGAGCGACAACCTCACCATCGTCGCGCTCAACAAGGGAAGCAACCCTGGCATTCCAAAGAACACGGGCCCGAACAACACCCTTAATATTTGCATGGCGGACTGAGCAGTGCGATCGCTCATCACGGGCAAGTCAATCAACTCGGCAATCTCTCTGCCGCTTTGTTGCTCCTTCAGAGCTTGGAGTGCTTGCCCAATCGTGGCTTCATCTACGTCTGTAGGGAATTCCACTCCCAATTGAGCAAGCGCCTCTTTGCCCACGGCGATCCCCTCTAACATCCGACTACTAGCCTGGTGCGATGCGATCTGAATTTCGTAAATCTTCACTTTGTCGAGAATCGTCCGTGCCTGCTGCAATACCAAAGCGGCAAGCTGTTCCATACTCTCAAGATCGCCATTTAAATAACTGGCTTCGGCTTTTGCCACATATAGGTTCAGCATCAATTCATACTGAGTTTCCCAGGAGTCTAACTGAAGTAACTCAATCCCAGTTTGCAGATATATCCTTGCTGCGGTGTATGCAGTCGCACTTCTAGCCTTACCTCCAGCTTTTAAGTTCAGTTGAGCTAATTGTTGGCGATCGCTCGGTTGAGTGAGTAATGCCCGTCCTTGATTCAGGTGTCCAACAATATCAAACAGCTTATCTGCCTGCTCGCTTTGGGAAAGCTTGTCTTGAAGCAACTGCCCAATTTGCAAATGAATTGCTTGTTTTTGGTTATCAGGAATTAGGGAATAAGCAGCTTGTTGGACGCGATCGTGTAAAAATTTGTAACCTGTCATTTGTCCCTTGTCATTAGTCATTTGCAAATGACTAATTACCAATGAGGAACCTTGATAAAACTTGTAAACCTCATTGATTGGAATTATGAATCCTTCTTGCAATGCTTTCCACAAGTCTGAAGCGGTTTGAGTCTCTGACTTTTCAGAAACGATCGCCAGCGTCGCCAAATCAAACTGATTGCCAATACAAGCTACCAGTTTCAAAATATCTTGAGTGATGTCGGGCAATTTCTGAAGCTGTTGTGCCATAAATTCCACCACATCGTCGGTTAGGGCAAGCGATCGTACTTGTGTTACATCACACTGCCAACAGGCTAATTCAAAATCAAATTTAATCAGATTATCTTGATGCAATGCTTTGAGAAACTGTGTAGCAAAAAACGGATTACCTTGAGTTTTTTGATAGACTAATTGAGAAAGAGGTAAGACTAATCTTTTTGTAGATTTCAATGTGTCAGCAACTAATTGATTGACTGTTAGTTGACTCAGTGCTGCTAAATTAATCGTATTAATTGTGAAGAGTGCTTTTTGAATATCACTCAAAGTCAACATTAAGGGATGTGCAGGGTTGACTTCGTTATCACGGTAAGCACCCATTAATAAAAGATAACTTGTATCAGCCATTAATAGCTGCATTAATTTCAGTGAGGCTGAATCTGCCCATTGCAAATCATCTAAAAACATCACTAAGGGATGTTCAAAACTTGTAAAGACTTGGGTAAATTTCTGGAACAATAAATTAAATCGATTTTGTGCTGCCGTTCCTGATAATTCTATGGCAGGTGGTTGTTCGCCAATAATTCTTGATAATTCGGGAATGACTTCAATAATTACCTGTCCGTTTTCACCTACAGCTGATAAAATCTTGTTTTTCCACTGCTGGATTTGAGCATCACTTTCGCTTAACAGTTGCCCCATTAAATCACGGAATGCTTGTACAAATGCACTGAAGGGAATATTGCGTTGAAATTGATCGTATTTTCCTTTGATAAAATAACCGCGTTGCCGCACAATTGGTTTATGAACTTCATTGACAACCGCAGTTTTCCCAATTCCAGAAAACCCAGCTACCAACATCATTTCTGTTGCACCAAGGCTAACTCGCTCAAATGCTTGCAATAGAGTTGATACTTCGCTTTCTCTGCCATAAAGCTGATCGGGGATGATGAAGCGATCACACACATCCCTACTCGCAATTTCAAAGCCTTTGATTGTACCAGAAACGTGTAGTTGATGTAAACAATTTTCTAAATCAAATTTCAGTCCCAATGCACTTTGATATCTGGATTCGGCATTTTTTGCTATCAATTTCATGACAATATCACAAATCACTTGGGGAATCTTTTCTCTATTCCCTAAAAGTGGTGGAAGTTTAGCAATATGACAATGTACCAACTCCATTGGATCGTTTGATTTAAATGGTAGTTCTCCGGTGAGCAATTCGTAAAAAGTTACACCCAAAGAATAGAAATCAGTTCGGTAATCAATCCCCCGATTCATTCTGCCGGTTTGTTCTGGGGATATATAACTAAGTGTCCCTTCTAAGACATTGGGATTTACTAGTGTTTGCGTTTCTCGTGGTAGTAAAGATGCAATACTAAAGTCAATTAATTTAACTTGTTTGGTTTCGGGGTTAATTAAAATATTGGCGGGTTTAATATCTTTATGAATAATCCGCTCTCGATACAATATATCTAAGGTATTGCAGAGTGCGATCGCTATTTCTAAAAATTCCTTTATAGATATAGATTGTTGGGTTCCCCTCACTCTCCAATCATTGAGAGAAATTCCCCCAAAGTCTTCCATTACCAGCGCATAGCCATTTTGGTAGGCTTGGAGGCTGTAGGTTTGGACAATCAGAGGAGAGTTGAGATTTTTGGTAATCGTGTACTGATTGCGAAACGACAATAGTTCGCTGAAACTCGGATAAGGATTTTTCAGCAGTTTAATTACTACAGGTAATGAGTCAGCCTCTCGATACCCTCGATAAACCAGCGTTCTGGAACCATTGTATAGTTCTTCAGTGATGCAATATCCGGGAATACTGACTAAAGTGCTAACCATACTGCTAAATCCTGAATATTTCCAGATTTAGTATTCCCAGATATTTGAAGTTATTTACCAAAAACCGCCAAAAATCATCCCGGAATTTCAATGATAAATTCACTACTTAGATCCAGAACAGAGTTAAAACTCAATTTTCCGCCGTGGGTTTCTTCCACAATTTAACGAGTGATCGCGAGTCCTAATCCTGTTCCTTTACCAACAGCTTTTGTCGTAAATAAAGTTTAAAAATTTAGCTAAATCCAATTATTAAATACAACAGGAGGGAACCTGAACATTGTAAGTGTTCATGCAAGTAGCGCTCTAGTGATGGAATCAGCTAAAAGGTATAACACTTAAAAAAGTAGTGTTGGTTTAGTCTAAATCCAAAAGGAGGAGAAGATTATGATGAAAATGAATTTCCTGACCATTGACAAAGTAAACAAAATTATTGAGCTTGCTAAGTTAGTTTACGGTTCCAAAACTCCCCAATCAATATCTGATATAAAATTAACAGATTCCAATACACAAGCAAAAGAATTAATCGAATTTTTGATTGAGCGTCAAACATTAAACACTCCCATAAATACATTGTCTGAATACATAAATAATCTTTCTTCGGAGGAAACAGCAGAAGCTATAGCACTGATGGTACTTGGTCGTAGAGATTCTGAGAGACAACCATCGGATTTCCTTGAGTTAGTGAAAGAGGCTCAAGGAGTCGAAAGGCATTATCTAGTTGAAAAGTCTTTATTAGCTAAATACCTACATTCTGGATTGGAAAAACTAAATCTTCATTGAAATAAGGGGCAAATAAATTGAGTTACGATAATACTGCCAAGTACTTAGCTGAATTGTATCCAGCCGAGTTTGCCAAGTGGTTGCTACCAGATAAGAATACAGAAGTTACAGTACTTAAAACTGAACTTTCAATAGAGCCAATCCGCGCAGATTATGTCACATTTTTGCAAACAAGTAGTCGGATTTTGCATATTGAGTTTCAGACTCTCCCCAAATCTAATCCGCCAATTCCTTTGCGGGTATTAGACTATTACGTGAGATTGAAACGGCAATATAACACACCAGTAACCCAAGTCGTGATTTTCTTGCAACAAAGTAGTGACCCTATTGCATTTACCGAAGAATACATAGATGAATTCACAAGTCACCGTTATCAAGTTATACGGTTATGGGAACAAGATTCAGCTTTGTTTCTGGATAATCCAGCGTTACTACCTCTTGCGCCTTTAACTCGAACTGATTCACCTGCCGCTTTATTATCCCAAGTAGCTCAAAATATCGCTAGAATTTCAGATAGAGATGAAAGGCAGAACATTGCTGGATGTACAGAGATATTTGCAGGTTTAAGGTTTGAAAAAGATTTAATTCGTCAATTTTTACGGGAGGATATTATGCAGGAATCTGTTATCTATCAGGATATTTTGCAGAAAGGGTAATTCAAATTTTTCTATCGCCAGCTAAATCGCCGTTTTGGAGAAATTGATATATCAATAATTGAACGAGTTCGAGAATTATCTACGGAGCAATTAGAGGCATTAGGAGAAGCGTTTTTAGATTTTTCATCACTTGAAGATTTAGTAGCTTGGTTAGATCAATTAGGATAATAAGGATAAAAGCGGAGGAAATCAGATCAAAACCTCCGCCTCTCAGTTTACTATTTCTCTGTCTTTATCATTCCACACTCTACAGATAATTAAAGACTTGAGTAAATCTGTAACTGCTAAAAATAACAACAAAATAAATGTGGAAATCAGCGCATGATACTTTCCACCTTATACCAAAATAAACAGCTTTTATTTTTTTAGGTTCTATCAATAATGATCTTTCAAAACCTATAAATAAGAAGTTATTAGGCAGTTGCACAGTTGCATCTATATCTCTGGTAATTGCCGCATCAGACGCTTATGTTCAGTCATTGGAGTTTTAAAACCCGTGAAAGCGCTATCTGTCCGTCAACCCTGGGCTTGGGCAATCATTCACTCCACCAAAGACATAGAAAACCGTGGCTGGCCCATTCATTATCGCGGCGACATTCTGATTCACGCAGCCAAGACTTGTACCAAAAAAGATTACCAGCTAGCGAGAGAATTTTGCCAAGGGATGGGGGTAGTAATCCCAGAATTAATCTCTTTACGTCGCGGTCAAGTTATTGGCATTGTCACAATAGTAGATTGCAAGTTTTCACAAGTTGCGTCTGGCTGGGGGATGCCTGAGCAGTACCACTGGAAGCTGGAGAATCCACGCGAGATTACGCCGATTCCTTACATTGGGCGGTTGGGGATTTTTGAAGTGCCAGATGATTTGGTCATGGAGGTGGCTGCATGATTAAAACAGCCCCAAGTCATACGCTACTTCCAAAGCCAAAATCAGTAATAATTGAGTTATCTGCAACACCCGAAAATTTCTTAGAGAAAGGGGTCAAAGCCTCACAGGGGGAATCGGTCGGTTGTCTTTATCAGTACCTCGAAACTAAAAAGCTACTTGATGGGGAGACTGTTTCTTATCCCCGTGTGATTGGTGAACGTGACCCGAATAATCCCTTTCATTGGCGATGGGCATTCAATTGGAAAGAGAAGATAAACGGGGCATGGAAAGGCAAAAGTATAGGTTCAATTCCCCCTGGCGCTGTGACAATGATTCGGACACTGCAACAAGAGAGGGCAACGCGAGAGAATATCATCGCCTTTATCAAAAAAGCGAAAACCAAAAAAACATTACCAAAATTAGATGTCTGCAAAAATTTTGATAATACAAAAATAAAACCAGTTTTGCCAAATGATGCCCCGATCGCTGTAGTACTGTTCGCTGGTGGCGGCGGAATTGAAGCGGGGATGGTTGAAGCCGGGATTCGTCCAGTCATTGCGGTGGAATTCGACCCCACCAAACCAGAACTGAGTCGGGCGATCGCCAAAACCCATCACCGCAATTTCAGTGAATACGGGTGTAGAATAATCCAACTAACAGTTCAAGAAGTAGCACGGTTAGGATTTCTCGGTTTTCCGCGCCGCCCCGATTACCTCCACGCCTCCCCAGTGTGCGCCAACTTCAGCCAAGCCCACACAGCCAAAGCAGGTATTGGGATTGAAACGGCTGACGATTTGAGTGCAGCGATCGCTGTGGCAGAAACCATCCGACAGTTGCAGCCACAGGTGTTTACGCTGGAGAATGTGCCGCGTTATCAGAACAGTCAGAGTTTCAGTATCATTCTGTCAGCTTTGGAGCAGGAGGGGTACTCGGTCGATTACAGCGTCGTCAACATGGCTGATTTTGGACTGCCCCAGGCGCGGCGGCGGTTAGTTCTGATTGCCAGTAGAGGTTGTCGCGTTGCTTTACCTTCGGGAACTACACCTTGCGGTTGGTATGAGGCGATCGCTCATCTAATCCCCAGCATGACCGATTCCCAATTACTCCCCAAACAACGGCAAGCGGTAGAACAATTTCTGGCAACTAACGAACCAACGCCATTGCTACTAGAGAGAGTTGGAGGGCGCAACGGACTGAAGTACAAGCCTGGGCATTTACCTTGCAACACCATTCTGCGCTCACACTTCACCGACCACAAAGGCTGCAACCGTAGTAAGTTCGCTGATATCTGGTTGGCTGATGGTACGGTCAAGTCTTTGTCTATTGAGGGGGCTGCAATCTTGCAAGGGTTTCCCAGTTGGTACGAGTTTCCCAACGAGACTGCTACGGCGGGGTCAATCATCGGCTATTCTGTCCCTCCCAGTTTCGCAACACAACTATTTATATCTGCACAGAGCAATTTATTAGGAGTGACTGTATGACTAACCTTGTTCAAAACTTAGAACAGTGCTGGTACATCTCCCCACCTTGGGGTCAACAAATCCCGCCGTTGCTAGTAAGTTTGCTTGAACGGGTGTACGTCAAAAGAGTCAAAGCATTCGGTTACTGCTGTGGTGTCGAATGGTCGCTGCAAGGCTGGAAATACGAAATTAATACTTGCAATGACAATATTACTGTCTGGGGTAGTGAACTTATTGGTACAGGTAATTTGCGATCGCTACCCCAAGAAAAACCTGTGTTTCGCTTGGGTGAGTTGGTCGAGTTTCGATTTCACGGTGATGAGCCACCGATCCGCATAGTCCAAGGTATTAAACTGATTAACGATTGCTGGTTCTACAACATCAAGTGGATGTCCCCTGCTATATCGGAAAAAGGTGGCGAGGTTTATTACCTCTAGAGATTCCCGAAGCGCGGGTAACTGATTACGATTTGGAGAAGGTGTGATTATAACAATTTACACCTCATACTTACAGTGGACAATTTATAGGCGAGGGCATCTCAATCCCACTGTACCCTCCCCAAAATTGGAAGGGTAAGCACCATTTCAGGAGTTCGCGCCAACTCCCGAACTCCTGAAATGGTGGAAGTCATTAGTCCAAGATACCAAACCAGCGATCGCCTACTCCCGAATCCAGTTGTTTAGCATCAGTTCAACTAAGGAAACAGCACGTAGCCTGAAATAGTACAAATACACTCATATTCAGCGAAAATTATCCTAATTTATTCTCGTTACTTCAATGGTTTTTTGAATTAATTGAGAACCAGATGCTTTTACTACTATTCTAGATGGAATAAAACTCTGGTCATCATATTCGGGGCAAGCCTCATAGTTGCCTACTTTGCCTTGTTCTAACAGCCGACCTACCTCTACGTCAAAAGCCTTCTTTTCTGCTGCCGCAAGTGATGAGACGTAAACAATGTTAACTTCATCATCAATGCCACCGAACTCAATTGGGAAGAGATAAACTTTCTCTAACTCTCCAGCAAGGTGTGCCGCAATTGCTGCCTCACGAGAATTAACTCTTGCTGCTATTGATTGAGTCAGGCTTGGCTCGCTCTCCAACTGGCTTAATGTCACATGATTAAACGTGATAAAAACGAGAGTTGAACCTGTTGAACCTCGATATGCACCTTCTGCTTCACATAGCTTGCAGGCTAGGGCTGTAAACTCCCAAGCTTGGTTTTCTGTGCAAACAATCTTTTGGGTAGTCAGATATTCAATACCATGCTTCTCTCCATAGGTTCGGATTTTATGTGCGTGTAACTGTAATGCAGGCACAACAGATGGATGGTTCCAACCCCACAACCAACTGCTGTCTATTGTGTTGTAAGTGCCGATAATCTGTACTGAACATCTGGCAATGATCCCATCTGGACGGGTAAAAACAACTGTACCAGCGTCTTGATCTATGTCCCAACTCGACTCACCCAGCCGCCAAGCACTATTGTGAGCTTCTGTTTTTAATCGCAACTCCTCCATACTCTGCTCAATTAAAGTCTGAAACTCTCTCTTATTATCTGATTCTCCTGCACCGAATAACTTATTGAAAAAATTCATAATCTTTAACTATTTAAGGACATCCAAAATCGCTAAGTGGTCTTAAGCAAAACTAAAAAAACCAAAGCTAAGAAACAACGGATTTCACTGTATATACACTGCCTTTAACAGGTATTCCGTAATGGAGACACTGCTAGTAGTCTGGCAAGTCAACTTTGCATGATACTGTTGATATAAGCGCTGTTCATAGTAAAAACTCTTTCTAAATTAGTAGATAGCTATACTCAAGCTTTGAGCATAAAAATATGGGATAATTTACCCTTTGTAAATAAGCATTTTTTGAGGAAATCAGGAAAAAAAGCTTTAGATGACAATAAACTATCTAGTTAAAGTATGGAATTATACTGAAAGTATTTTCCAAATATTGTGACAGTTTGATGAACGCACGTTTAAAGCCAATCAAATTCATTAATGGGATTGAATAAAATACAAATTATATTCTCTAAATATTGTGATAGTTTGATGAACGCACGTTTAAAGCCACTCAAATTCATCAATGGAAGTAAATAGAATGCAAGCTTTCGGATAATAGCTAAAGCCGGAATTTTCATGGTATGTAGATTCATGTCATTTTGAAGGTTTCCCAAGCCCTAATTTTTGCGTTAACCGATTGCTTCACCCATCTTAGAGGGTGTTTATAAAATCAACATTAACGTGAGTTCGACGGAACTAAAAAATAGCACGAGGCAGTGCAGATAAGTCTTTTGGGTAAATATCGAGCGATGGTTTTTTAGGCACTCAATACGGTTCGGTTAAAGGGGAAAGGGACTCAATACTTATCGGGTTTTGGGGAAAAAGGGAAGGGGAAAGGGGAAAGAAAAAACCTTTAACCTTTTCCCAAAACCAAATTCCAAGTTGAAAATGCAAAAACCGAGCAGTATTGAAAAGGGACTCATATTTTAAATACATCCTTTCCCTTTTACCCCTTACCCAGACCACAAGGAAAGTGAAAAATGCTTATCCGAACCGTATTGGGTAGGCACTCTGATAATTACTACCACTTAGGTGCTGGCGATTTCGGAAAACTGTTGCTTGGTTATAAAAACTTCCTCCTAAAGGGCGATTGAAATCGACGGTCACAACCTAGAAGAAATTGGGCGTTACATACAACCGCAGTTATCGATAACCTCAACTGGCCCACAGTGATTGTGGCTCGTACAAAGAAGGGCAAGGGTGTTGCAGATTTAGAAGATATCGGCGGTTGGCATGGTAAAAGCCTTGAAGCCTGACCAAGCAAAGGCAGCGATCGCCTGATTGAGAGTGCGATCGCTCTTCGTAGACCCCAGTCCATTTAAACAAGGGAGAAAATTATTGGCAATTTCTTAAAGTCCCTTTTTCCGAAACGGTACATCCTGAAGTTGTTTCTACTTATGTATTTGTTCTTCAGCTTAGTTTACGGAGGATATTTTTAGGTATCAAAGGAAACACTTTTCTGAAGCTATTGAAGTGATTTGAATCAAAATATGGATACTGAAGAACTCTATCCTTGTCCCTGTTGTGGTTATAAAACTCTGAACGCCAAGCCACCTGGAACATATCTTATTTGTCCTATTTGTTTTTGGTCAGATGATAGCG
Protein-coding sequences here:
- a CDS encoding DUF6882 domain-containing protein — encoded protein: MNFFNKLFGAGESDNKREFQTLIEQSMEELRLKTEAHNSAWRLGESSWDIDQDAGTVVFTRPDGIIARCSVQIIGTYNTIDSSWLWGWNHPSVVPALQLHAHKIRTYGEKHGIEYLTTQKIVCTENQAWEFTALACKLCEAEGAYRGSTGSTLVFITFNHVTLSQLESEPSLTQSIAARVNSREAAIAAHLAGELEKVYLFPIEFGGIDDEVNIVYVSSLAAAEKKAFDVEVGRLLEQGKVGNYEACPEYDDQSFIPSRIVVKASGSQLIQKTIEVTRIN